Proteins encoded together in one Lathyrus oleraceus cultivar Zhongwan6 chromosome 5, CAAS_Psat_ZW6_1.0, whole genome shotgun sequence window:
- the LOC127084922 gene encoding calcium-dependent protein kinase 2, whose amino-acid sequence MGCLLSKDKDSEEPEHNNGYRYAESSGLHNHRNNHEQVNHSRTPHQPEKPSASSHMIPHIPLKPSSVSAPSPKPVIKQETNTILGKGFEDVKEFYTLGKELGRGQFGVTYLCTENSTRLLYACKSISKRKLVSKSDREDIKREIQIMQHLSGQPNIVEFKGAYEDKNSVHVVMELCAGGELFDRIIAKGHYSEKAAAIICRQIVNVVHICHFMGVMHRDLKPENFLLSSKDEGALLKATDFGLSVFIEEGKVYRDIVGSAYYVAPEVLRRRCGKEIDIWSAGVILYILLSGVPPFWAETEKGIFDAILEGHIDFESEPWPKISNSAKDLVRKMLIQDPKKRITSAQVLEHPWIKDGNASDKPIDSAVLSRMKQFRAMNKLKKLALKVIAENMSEDEIRGLKSMFTNMDTDNSGTITYEELKAGLQRLGSKLSEAEVKQLMEAADVDGNGTIDCIEFITATMHRHKLERDDHLYKAFQYFDKDSSGFITRDELETAMKEYGMGDDATIKEIISEVDTIISEVDTDHDGRINYEEFCAMMRSGNQQQVKIF is encoded by the exons ATGGGTTGTTTACTAAGTAAAGATAAAGATTCAGAAGAACCAGAACACAACAATGGTTATAGATATGCTGAATCTTCAGGTCTACACAATCATAGGAACAACCATGAACAAGTCAACCATTCAAGAACACCACATCAACCTGAAAAACCATCTGCATCATCTCATATGATTCCTCATATACCATTGAAGCCTTCATCAGTTTCTGCTCCAAGTCCAAAACCTGTTATCAAGCAAGAAACAAACACAATTCTAGGAAAAGGTTTTGAAGATGTGAAAGAGTTTTACACACTTGGGAAAGAATTGGGTAGAGGGCAATTTGGAGTAACATATCTATGTACCGAGAATTCAACTAGGTTGCTTTACGCGTGTAAGTCGATTTCGAAGAGAAAACTTGTGAGCAAATCTGATAGAGAAGATATAAAGAGAGAGATTCAGATTATGCAGCATTTGAGTGGTCAACCGAATATTGTTGAGTTTAAAGGAGCTTATGAGGATAAGAATTCAGTTCATGTTGTTATGGAACTTTGTGCTGGTGGTGAACTTTTTGATAGGATTATTGCTAAAGGACATTATAGTGAAAAAGCTGCTGCTATTATATGTAGACAGATTGTTAATGTTGTTCATATTTGTCATTTTATGGGGGTTATGCATAGGGATCTGAAGCCAGAGAATTTCTTGTTGTCTAGTAAAGATGAAGGTGCTCTTCTTAAGGCAACTGATTTTGGTTTGTCTGTTTTTATTGAAGAAG GAAAGGTATATCGCGATATAGTTGGAAGTGCTTATTACGTTGCTCCAGAAGTTCTTCGACGCAGATGCGGAAAGGAAATAGATATATGGAGTGCAGGAGTAATACTATATATCTTACTTAGTGGTGTTCCTCCATTTTGGGCTG AAACCGAAAAGGGAATATTCGATGCGATATTAGAAGGTCATATCGATTTTGAAAGTGAACCGTGGCCTAAAATATCGAACAGCGCCAAGGATCTTGTTCGTAAAATGCTTATACAGGATCCGAAGAAACGCATCACTTCCGCGCAGGTTCTAG AGCATCCATGGATTAAAGATGGAAATGCTTCTGATAAGCCAATAGACAGTGCAGTTCTTTCTAGGATGAAGCAATTCCGAGCTATGAATAAACTAAAGAAACTTGCATTGAAG GTCATTGCTGAGAATATGTCGGAAGACGAGATCCGAGGTTTGAAGTCGATGTTTACGAATATGGACACAGACAACAGTGGAACAATCACCTATGAAGAACTTAAAGCAGGTTTGCAAAGACTTGGCTCAAAGCTATCAGAAGCTGAAGTTAAGCAACTTATGGAAGCT GCTGATGTAGATGGAAATGGCACAATTGATTGCATTGAGTTCATCACTGCTACAATGCACAGACACAAGTTAGAAAGAGATGATCATCTTTACAAGGCCTTCCAATATTTTGATAAAGACAGCAGCGG GTTTATTACAAGAGATGAACTTGAAACAGCCATGAAAGAATATGGAATGGGAGATGATGCCACAATCAAGGAAATCATATCTGAAGTTGATACAATCATATCTGAAGTGGACACAGATCAT GATGGTAGAATCAACTATGAAGAATTCTGTGCAATGATGAGAAGTGGAAACCAGCAACAAGTTAAGATATTCTAA